One stretch of Paenibacillus sp. FSL R5-0341 DNA includes these proteins:
- a CDS encoding ABC transporter substrate-binding protein translates to MKKRTLISLLLILVIVISGCSVKTKTESQAETAPADTTETAQKPADIELLAMSSSENDVNIVRDQLTKNGFNVKLNLQPDYGSFKSQQDAGNYDLALSSWTTVTGNPDYAVRSLFKTGGDYSILADGEIDKLIDQAATQTPDEYKDTYKQLEDRLVTDQAYIAPLYISLKSQAVNKDILNVDTVRLSKSRAMAWEPIEFNDSSKNAKDPLILTQSASVLTSLDPIKGNDGSINQLNTNMYVRLVNLTDDDQLTADGSLSHNFSIAEGNSDYYFILRDDINFAKIDNKKAVDTGERVGADDVIFSLDRAKNKDSVPDHRTYSLHEHIKEAEVVTDLSALQSIKQSSGNGTILEALEQGLGSKISELVTDKTKADNSAGKYQVVKLTTTEPFPQVLNYLAHQSAGIVSKKQVESINTYDVASFDVNKDIPYGDQNTVTEGAAYNNTLYTSGPYILSYKNDYEAVFLQNPGYRKGTEYAPKIAQVNVRFIADADSALSALRSSEIHLYYGVPETKYDIIENDSKLKLQSLPSNAVSYLLFNTANREVAKSSDLRKAVLYSINQDEILSFYKNNKLKAYSTVSPLVQTGNELKADPAKVKEFLSNYNASK, encoded by the coding sequence ATGAAAAAACGTACACTCATCTCATTGCTATTAATTCTCGTCATTGTGATTTCCGGCTGCAGTGTAAAAACGAAAACCGAATCCCAGGCGGAGACCGCACCAGCGGACACAACAGAAACTGCGCAAAAACCGGCAGACATTGAACTACTCGCCATGAGTTCTTCCGAAAATGATGTAAACATTGTCCGCGACCAGCTGACTAAAAATGGCTTCAATGTGAAGCTGAACCTGCAGCCGGATTATGGCAGCTTCAAATCCCAGCAGGATGCAGGGAATTATGATCTTGCCTTGTCCAGCTGGACAACAGTAACGGGAAATCCCGATTATGCGGTGCGTTCCCTTTTCAAAACAGGTGGCGATTACAGTATCCTCGCCGATGGGGAGATTGATAAACTTATCGATCAGGCCGCTACCCAAACACCAGACGAATACAAAGACACGTACAAACAATTGGAAGATCGTTTGGTAACGGATCAGGCGTACATCGCTCCTTTGTACATTTCCCTGAAAAGTCAGGCTGTGAACAAAGACATTCTGAATGTCGACACCGTTCGTCTCTCTAAATCCCGCGCCATGGCTTGGGAACCGATTGAGTTCAACGACAGCTCCAAAAATGCCAAAGATCCGTTGATTCTGACGCAAAGTGCATCCGTACTGACTTCCCTTGATCCGATCAAAGGAAACGACGGTTCCATTAACCAGTTAAACACCAATATGTATGTACGTCTCGTTAACTTGACAGACGACGATCAGCTGACAGCAGATGGATCATTGTCTCATAACTTCAGTATTGCTGAAGGAAATTCGGACTACTACTTCATCCTCAGAGACGATATCAACTTTGCGAAGATTGATAACAAAAAAGCTGTAGATACAGGAGAACGTGTCGGTGCAGATGATGTTATCTTCTCCCTGGATCGTGCTAAAAACAAAGATTCCGTTCCGGATCACCGGACGTACAGTTTGCATGAACACATCAAAGAAGCTGAGGTTGTAACGGATCTGAGTGCATTGCAATCCATTAAACAATCCAGTGGCAATGGTACAATTCTCGAAGCATTGGAACAAGGATTGGGCAGCAAAATTTCGGAACTCGTGACTGACAAAACCAAAGCAGATAATAGCGCAGGTAAATATCAGGTCGTTAAACTGACAACAACTGAACCTTTCCCACAAGTATTGAACTACCTGGCTCACCAATCTGCGGGTATCGTGTCCAAAAAACAGGTGGAGAGCATCAACACATATGATGTAGCTTCCTTTGACGTGAATAAAGATATTCCTTACGGTGACCAGAACACGGTGACTGAAGGCGCAGCATACAATAACACCCTTTATACTAGCGGACCTTACATTTTGTCTTACAAAAATGACTATGAAGCAGTATTCTTGCAAAATCCGGGATATCGCAAAGGCACTGAATATGCACCAAAAATTGCTCAGGTCAATGTCCGGTTCATCGCGGATGCAGACAGTGCCCTCTCTGCTCTTCGCAGCAGTGAAATTCACTTATACTACGGTGTACCTGAAACCAAGTATGATATCATCGAAAATGACAGCAAGCTGAAATTGCAAAGTCTTCCAAGTAACGCTGTCTCCTATCTGTTGTTCAACACGGCCAATCGCGAGGTTGCCAAGAGCAGTGACCTGAGAAAAGCCGTGCTGTACTCCATTAATCAAGATGAGATTTTGAGTTTCTACAAGAACAACAAACTCAAAGCATACTCTACAGTAAGCCCGCTCGTTCAGACCGGGAATGAATTGAAAGCTGATCCTGCAAAAGTAAAAGAGTTCTTGAGCAACTATAACGCTTCCAAGTAA
- a CDS encoding sugar O-acetyltransferase codes for MMREEERIMKGVLFSPSDPELKSIKRQAHNLSQRYSQTFEEQTEERNQILQQLLGEIGEGGFMQGPIFFHYGVHTRIGDHFFGNYNLTIQDDAQVTIGDYTSFGPNVTIVTPVHPMIARERRQMLDQNGDVKSLCYAKPVTIGNDVWISANVTVCGGVTIGDGCVIGAGSVVTRDIPPHSFAAGVPCSVIRKITEEDSMRNFPDVLADCRVLEE; via the coding sequence ATGATGCGTGAAGAAGAGAGAATCATGAAGGGCGTATTGTTCAGTCCAAGTGATCCGGAATTAAAGAGCATCAAAAGACAGGCCCATAATCTCAGTCAGCGTTACAGTCAGACCTTTGAAGAACAGACTGAGGAAAGGAATCAGATATTGCAACAGCTGCTGGGAGAGATTGGAGAAGGCGGATTCATGCAAGGCCCCATCTTCTTTCATTATGGTGTGCATACCCGGATAGGCGACCACTTCTTCGGTAATTACAATCTGACGATACAAGACGACGCGCAAGTGACGATCGGGGATTATACCAGTTTTGGACCCAACGTTACGATTGTTACTCCCGTTCACCCCATGATTGCCCGTGAGCGGCGACAGATGTTGGACCAGAACGGTGATGTGAAGTCGCTATGTTATGCCAAACCGGTCACGATTGGAAACGATGTATGGATCTCGGCAAACGTCACAGTGTGCGGAGGCGTAACGATTGGAGACGGATGTGTCATCGGAGCAGGTAGTGTGGTGACGCGTGATATTCCACCGCATTCTTTTGCGGCAGGCGTACCGTGCAGCGTTATTCGCAAAATTACGGAAGAGGACAGCATGCGGAATTTCCCCGATGTTCTGGCAGATTGCCGTGTGCTGGAAGAATAA
- a CDS encoding ROK family protein — MHTIALARLNQSRNERVMKKANATMMKYINMNNVREVMQQIETATKPQLASLTNLSVVTINALIQELCDGGELFQDKVVPSNGGRPAQAYRYNYNFKLALVLYIKEMKGQELISATVMNLENKVVLKEASVLPAFDKRHVLQLIARFIAEYPSINMIGIGIPGQAVDGDITVSSHEELIHSHLIREIESEFQLKVLVENDVNAAISGYCTQHADMKQQSVAGIYFPNRYPPGMGMMLNGQMIRGNKGMFGEIKYLPYSPDWKSDMSKDDFVVQVCHILQTINAVVAPHQIVIYQERVEREELDLAWKQYGKHHPMPSLPEIVHQDSFQHDFDAGLRGMVLQALKSGILSEAL, encoded by the coding sequence ATGCATACCATTGCTTTGGCTCGATTGAACCAGAGTAGAAACGAGAGGGTTATGAAAAAAGCCAATGCTACAATGATGAAATACATCAATATGAATAATGTGCGTGAAGTTATGCAGCAGATCGAGACGGCGACCAAACCGCAATTAGCTTCACTAACCAATCTTAGTGTTGTTACCATTAATGCACTGATCCAGGAATTATGTGATGGCGGAGAGTTGTTCCAAGATAAAGTGGTTCCCTCTAACGGCGGTCGTCCTGCTCAGGCATATCGATATAATTATAATTTCAAGCTTGCTTTGGTTCTTTACATCAAAGAGATGAAAGGCCAGGAATTGATTTCGGCAACGGTCATGAATCTGGAGAATAAAGTTGTGTTGAAGGAAGCGAGCGTCTTGCCTGCTTTCGATAAACGGCATGTGCTGCAACTTATCGCGCGTTTCATTGCGGAGTATCCTTCCATTAATATGATCGGCATCGGTATTCCGGGGCAAGCCGTGGATGGGGACATCACGGTGAGCAGTCATGAAGAGCTTATCCATTCACATCTAATACGGGAGATCGAGAGCGAGTTCCAACTGAAAGTTCTCGTGGAAAATGACGTTAATGCAGCGATTAGCGGATACTGTACACAGCATGCAGATATGAAGCAACAGAGTGTAGCAGGCATTTATTTTCCGAACCGATATCCACCGGGTATGGGCATGATGTTGAATGGACAGATGATCCGCGGGAATAAAGGGATGTTTGGTGAGATTAAGTATCTTCCGTATTCACCTGATTGGAAAAGTGACATGAGCAAAGATGATTTTGTAGTGCAGGTATGTCATATTCTGCAAACGATTAATGCCGTCGTTGCTCCGCACCAGATTGTCATTTATCAGGAACGTGTGGAGAGAGAAGAGCTGGATTTGGCATGGAAACAGTACGGGAAGCATCATCCCATGCCATCATTGCCGGAGATTGTACATCAGGACTCGTTCCAACATGATTTTGATGCTGGGTTACGAGGAATGGTGCTTCAGGCGTTGAAGTCAGGCATTCTATCAGAAGCCTTATAA
- a CDS encoding nitroreductase has translation MTIKSFQEVVRSRQSVRQFLSTPVKEEVIREVLEDAQYTPSNCNTQPWNVHIVSGDKKDELSEALLRANEEGNHTPDFTFDMNAFYGRYGERKNTHGKAYYESQEIAREDYKGRKQAAAQNYNFFNAPHVAFLFMPSFGDNVRVASDIGMYGQSFLLALEARGIGGIPQTALGFSADTVREVLGVSGELKLLFGISFGYPDKEAPVNGLRMGRDSIEDSVTFHR, from the coding sequence ATGACTATTAAATCTTTTCAAGAAGTTGTACGCTCTCGACAATCTGTGCGTCAATTTCTCTCTACACCCGTTAAGGAAGAAGTGATTCGTGAGGTTCTCGAAGATGCTCAATATACACCGTCTAATTGCAATACGCAGCCTTGGAATGTTCATATTGTTTCAGGTGATAAGAAGGATGAATTGAGTGAAGCTTTGTTACGCGCGAATGAGGAAGGGAATCATACACCAGATTTTACATTTGATATGAACGCCTTTTACGGCCGATATGGCGAACGCAAAAATACGCATGGAAAAGCTTATTATGAATCACAAGAAATAGCACGAGAAGATTACAAAGGTCGCAAGCAGGCAGCTGCACAAAATTATAATTTTTTTAATGCACCCCATGTTGCTTTCTTATTTATGCCTTCATTTGGAGATAATGTGCGTGTCGCATCTGATATTGGAATGTATGGTCAGTCATTTCTACTAGCGCTTGAGGCACGTGGGATAGGCGGTATTCCCCAGACAGCATTAGGCTTTTCTGCTGATACTGTCCGTGAAGTTCTTGGAGTATCGGGCGAACTAAAATTATTATTTGGAATATCATTTGGTTACCCAGACAAAGAAGCACCAGTAAATGGTTTGCGGATGGGTCGTGACTCAATCGAGGACAGTGTGACATTCCATCGTTAA